In a single window of the Bos taurus isolate L1 Dominette 01449 registration number 42190680 breed Hereford chromosome 23, ARS-UCD2.0, whole genome shotgun sequence genome:
- the PGK2 gene encoding phosphoglycerate kinase 2 (The RefSeq protein has 2 substitutions compared to this genomic sequence) — protein sequence MSLSKKLTLDKVDVKGKRVVMRVDFNVPMKKNQITNNQRIKASLPSIKYCLDNGAKSVVLMSHLGRPDGVPMPDKYSLEPVAAELKSLLGKDVVFLKDCVGPEVEKASASPATGTVILLENLRFHVEEEGKGQDPSGNKLKAEPDKIEAFRASLSKLGDVYVNDAFGTAHRAHSSMVGVNLPQKASGFLMKKELDYFSKALENPERPFLAILGGAKVADKIQLIKNMLDKVNEMIIGGGMAYTFLKVLNNMEIGASLFDEEGAKIVKEIMTKAGKNSVNITFPVDFVTADKFEENAKVGQATVASGIPAGWMGLDCGPETIKKYADVVGRAKLIVWNGPVGVFEWDAFAKGTKALMDEVVKATSKGCITIIGGGDTATCCAKWNTEDKVSHVSTGGGASLELLEGKVLPGVNAHSNL from the coding sequence ATGTCTCTTTCTAAGAAGTTAACTTTGGACAAAGTGGATGTGAAAGGGAAGCGAGTCGTCATGAGAGTTGACTTCAATGTCCCCATGAAGAAGAACCAGATTACAAACAACCAAAGAATCAAGGCCTCTCTCCCAAGCATCAAGTACTGTCTGGATAATGGAGCCAAGTCAGTAGTTCTTATGAGTCATTTAGGTAGACCTGATGGTGTTCCGATGCCTGATAAATACTCCTTAGAGCCTGTTGCTGCTGAACTCAAATCCTTGTTGGGCAAAGACGTAGTGTTCCTAAAGGACTGTGTGGGTCCGGAAGTGGAGAAGGCTTGTGCCAGCCCAGCCACCGGTACAGTCATCTTGCTGGAGAACCTGCGCTTTCATGTGGAAGAAGAAGGGAAGGGCCAAGATCCTTCTGGAAATAAGCTTAAAGCTGAGCCAGATAAAATAGAAGCCTTCCGAGCATCCCTCTCCAAGCTAGGGGATGTGTATGTCAACGATGCTTTTGGCACAGCTCACCGGGCCCACAGTTCCATGGTGGGAGTGAATCTTCCCCAGAAGGCATCTGGATTCCTGATGAAAAAGGAGCTAGATTACTTCTCCAAAGCCTTGGAAAACCCAGAGAGACCATTTCTGGCTATACTTGGTGGAGCCAAAGTGGCAGACAAGATCCAACTCATCAAAAATATGCTGGACAAAGTCAATGAGATGATTATTGGTGGAGGAATGGCTTACACCTTCCTTAAGGTATTGAACAACATGGAGATTGGTGCTTCCTTGTTCGATGAAGAGGGAGCCAAGATTGTCAAAGAAATTATGACCAAAGCTGGAAAAAATAGTGTGAACATTACCTTTCCTGTTGACTTTGTCACTGCTGACAAGTTTGAGGAGAATGCTAAGGTTGGCCAAGCCACTGTAGCATCAGGAATACCTGCCGGCTGGATGGGTTTGGACTGTGGTCCTGAGACCATTAAGAAGTATGCAGACGTGGTGGGGCGAGCCAAGTTAATTGTGTGGAATGGACCTGTAGGCGTATTTGAATGGGATGCTTTTGCTAAAGGAACAAAAGCCCTCATGGATGAAGTTGTGAAAGCCACTTCCAAGGGCTGTATCACCATTATAGGAGGTGGAGACACTGCTACTTGCTGTGCCAAATGGAACACTGAAGATAAAGTCAGTCACGTGAGCACTGGAGGAGGTGCCAGTCTGGAGCTTCTGGAAGGTAAAGTCCTTCCTGGAGTGAATGCCCTCAGCAATCTGTAG